Proteins from one Ramlibacter sp. PS4R-6 genomic window:
- the coaE gene encoding dephospho-CoA kinase (Dephospho-CoA kinase (CoaE) performs the final step in coenzyme A biosynthesis.), producing MTLRVGLTGGIGSGKSTVLAMLAQLGATAIDADAISRGTTAAGGAAIAEIARVFGAGFITPEGALHRERMREHTFTDPQARKQLEAIIHPLVGAESARQVEAALAAGAKCIVFDIPLLVESGRWRQQVDRVLVVDCSVETQVARVMQRSGLKADEVRAIIAAQATREQRLAAADVVVCNEHLSLEELANEVKQAALGFGL from the coding sequence ATGACGCTGCGCGTGGGCCTGACCGGCGGCATCGGCAGCGGCAAGAGCACGGTGCTCGCGATGCTCGCGCAGCTGGGCGCCACCGCCATCGACGCCGATGCGATCTCGCGCGGCACCACCGCCGCCGGCGGTGCGGCGATCGCGGAGATCGCGCGCGTGTTCGGCGCGGGCTTCATCACCCCCGAAGGCGCGCTGCACCGCGAGCGCATGCGCGAACACACCTTCACCGATCCGCAGGCGCGCAAGCAGCTGGAAGCCATCATCCATCCGCTCGTCGGCGCCGAAAGCGCGCGGCAGGTCGAAGCCGCGCTGGCGGCCGGCGCGAAGTGCATCGTCTTCGACATCCCGCTGCTGGTGGAGTCGGGACGCTGGCGCCAGCAGGTGGACCGCGTGCTCGTCGTCGACTGCTCCGTCGAGACGCAGGTGGCCCGCGTGATGCAACGCAGCGGCCTGAAGGCGGACGAGGTGCGCGCCATCATCGCCGCGCAAGCCACTCGAGAACAGCGCCTCGCCGCGGCCGACGTCGTCGTCTGCAACGAGCATCTTTCGCTGGAGGAACTCGCTAACGAAGTGAAGCAGGCGGCGCTGGGCTTCGGGCTATGA
- the zapD gene encoding cell division protein ZapD, whose product MILYEYPFNERIRTYLRLEHLFRRLGELVPRNHPIDHHYALATVFEVMDVAARADLKADVMKDLDRQRTQLGNYRGNPAVSEQVLDEAIGKLDRSFNLLNTIPGKAGQSLTENDWLMSIRSRINIPGGTCEFDLPAYYAWQHRSPEQRRADLERWAGALGPLAESVHMLLKLLRDSGTPQKVVATGGQLQQNLPQGRSFQLLRLRIDSSRGLVPEISGNRLMISVRLMRQEAADKMQPVNEDTAFELTLCS is encoded by the coding sequence GTGATCCTCTACGAATACCCGTTCAACGAACGCATCCGTACGTACCTGCGGCTGGAACACCTGTTCCGCCGCCTCGGCGAACTGGTCCCGCGCAACCACCCGATCGATCACCACTACGCGCTGGCCACCGTCTTCGAAGTGATGGACGTCGCCGCGCGCGCCGACCTCAAGGCCGACGTGATGAAGGACCTGGACCGGCAGCGCACGCAGCTCGGGAACTACCGCGGCAACCCAGCGGTGTCGGAGCAGGTCCTCGACGAGGCGATCGGCAAGCTCGATCGCTCCTTCAACCTCCTCAACACCATCCCCGGCAAGGCCGGCCAGTCGCTGACCGAGAACGACTGGCTCATGAGCATCCGCAGCCGCATCAACATCCCCGGCGGCACCTGCGAGTTCGACCTGCCCGCCTACTACGCGTGGCAGCACCGCTCGCCGGAGCAAAGGCGCGCGGACCTCGAGCGCTGGGCCGGCGCGCTGGGCCCGCTCGCGGAGTCGGTGCACATGCTGCTCAAGCTGCTGCGCGATTCGGGGACGCCCCAGAAGGTCGTCGCCACCGGCGGGCAACTGCAGCAGAACCTGCCGCAAGGCCGCAGCTTCCAGCTGCTGCGGCTGCGCATCGATTCGTCGCGCGGGCTCGTGCCGGAGATCAGCGGCAACCGCCTGATGATCTCCGTGCGCCTCATGCGCCAGGAGGCTGCGGACAAGATGCAGCCCGTCAACGAGGACACGGCTTTCGAGCTCACGCTCTGCTCGTGA
- a CDS encoding DNA gyrase inhibitor YacG: MGSEAKPRIVRCPACGGDSVYAPSNRWRPFCSERCKGMDLGAWASENFRVPADTPPDDQAFGDPKER, from the coding sequence ATGGGAAGCGAAGCGAAGCCACGCATCGTGCGCTGCCCGGCCTGCGGCGGCGACAGCGTCTATGCGCCCTCCAACCGGTGGCGGCCGTTCTGCAGCGAACGCTGCAAGGGCATGGACCTGGGCGCCTGGGCCAGCGAGAACTTCCGCGTGCCGGCCGACACGCCGCCCGACGACCAGGCCTTCGGCGACCCGAAGGAGCGCTAG
- a CDS encoding NUDIX domain-containing protein: protein MTILVADGDRPREGGPDRKEVEVAVGVLVRKDGAFLLTSRPEGKVYAGYWEFPGGKVEAGETVEQALRRELIEEIGVTIGAVHPWRVERVDYPHALVRLNFCKVFEWEGQLHMHEGQACAWQQLPVDVKPVLPGTVPVLQWFAQERGHAGPTHAEA from the coding sequence GTGACCATCCTCGTTGCCGACGGCGACCGCCCGCGCGAAGGCGGGCCCGACCGCAAGGAGGTCGAAGTCGCCGTGGGCGTGCTGGTGCGCAAGGACGGGGCGTTCCTCCTCACCTCGCGCCCGGAAGGCAAGGTCTACGCCGGCTACTGGGAGTTCCCCGGCGGCAAGGTCGAAGCCGGCGAGACCGTCGAACAGGCCTTGCGGCGCGAGCTCATCGAGGAGATTGGCGTCACGATCGGCGCCGTGCATCCGTGGCGCGTCGAGCGCGTCGACTACCCGCATGCGCTGGTGCGCCTGAATTTCTGCAAGGTGTTCGAGTGGGAAGGGCAGCTGCACATGCACGAAGGCCAGGCCTGCGCGTGGCAGCAACTGCCCGTCGACGTGAAGCCGGTGTTGCCCGGCACGGTGCCCGTGCTCCAGTGGTTCGCGCAGGAGCGCGGTCACGCGGGGCCCACGCACGCCGAAGCGTGA
- a CDS encoding ATP-binding protein, with protein sequence MNEKFEHLIERAAELVARIEAILPQPLSAPKWDEAIAWRYRKRASGHGVLEPVRHVAEIRLSDLKEIEPQKEKIQRNTLQFVQGQPANNVLLTGARGTGKSSLVKACLNEYAKQGLRLIEVDKSDMVDLPDIVDIVASRPEKFMVFCDDLSFEEGEPGYKALKSILDGSVAAATPNVLIYATSNRRHLMPEYMKENLSYTHTEDGEVHPGEVVEEKISLSERFGLWVSFYPFSQDEYLAIVAQWLSSFGVGASEIEASRPEALVWALERASRSGRVAYQFARDYAGRKGK encoded by the coding sequence GTGAACGAGAAGTTCGAACACCTGATCGAGCGCGCCGCGGAACTCGTCGCGCGTATCGAGGCGATCCTGCCGCAGCCGCTGTCGGCGCCAAAGTGGGACGAGGCGATCGCGTGGCGCTACCGCAAGCGCGCGTCGGGCCACGGCGTGCTCGAACCCGTGCGGCACGTGGCGGAAATTCGCCTTTCGGACCTCAAGGAGATCGAGCCGCAGAAGGAGAAGATCCAGCGCAACACGCTGCAGTTCGTGCAGGGCCAGCCGGCCAACAACGTGCTGCTGACGGGCGCGCGCGGCACGGGCAAGTCGTCGCTGGTGAAGGCCTGCCTGAACGAATACGCGAAGCAGGGCCTGCGCCTGATCGAGGTCGACAAGTCCGACATGGTGGACTTGCCCGACATCGTGGACATCGTTGCCTCGCGGCCGGAGAAGTTCATGGTGTTCTGCGACGACCTGAGCTTCGAGGAGGGCGAGCCCGGTTACAAGGCGCTCAAGTCGATCCTCGACGGCTCGGTCGCGGCCGCCACGCCGAACGTGCTGATCTACGCAACCAGCAACCGCCGCCACCTGATGCCGGAGTACATGAAGGAGAACCTCTCGTACACGCACACGGAGGACGGCGAGGTGCACCCCGGCGAGGTGGTCGAGGAGAAGATTTCGCTGTCGGAGCGCTTCGGCCTGTGGGTCAGCTTCTACCCCTTCAGCCAGGACGAGTACCTGGCCATCGTCGCGCAGTGGCTGTCGTCCTTCGGTGTCGGCGCGTCAGAGATCGAGGCTTCGCGCCCCGAGGCGCTCGTCTGGGCACTGGAGCGCGCCTCGCGCAGCGGCCGCGTGGCCTACCAGTTCGCGCGCGACTACGCGGGCCGCAAGGGCAAGTGA